The following coding sequences lie in one Cryptococcus tetragattii IND107 chromosome 7, whole genome shotgun sequence genomic window:
- a CDS encoding malate dehydrogenase, NAD-dependent, producing the protein MVKAVVCGAAGGIGQPLSLLLKLNPLITELSLYDVVNAPGVATDLSHIATPAQVAGFLPPDNGAEKALKGADIVVIPAGVPRKPGMTRDDLFINAGICATLAQSIANACPEAFILVISNPVNSTVPVFAETLKKAGVFNPKKLFGVSHLDVVRASTFVASVVGKPKDAAKYSVPVVGGHSGATILPLLSQAKPSIDAILSDKEKRDALVHRIQFGGDEVVKAKDGAGSATLSMAQAGAEFADFVLQAAYGSQKGKVVQSYVFLGADAGGKEIKKEIGADLDYFSVNVELGPNGIEKILPIGKIDEAEKTLLAAAVKELGPSIEKGASFQPPPPKL; encoded by the exons ATGGTCAAGGCTGTCGTTTGCGGTGCTGCCG GTGGTATCGGTCAacccctctccctcctgctcaagctcaacccTCTCATCACTGAGCTCAGTCTCTACGACGTTGTCAATGCGCCTGGT GTGGCCACCGATTTGTCGCACATCGCTACCCCTGCCCAAGTCGCCGGTTTCCTCCCTCCCGACAATGGAGCTGAAAAGGCCCTCAAGGGTGCTGATATCGTTGTCATTCCCGCTGGTGTTCCCAGGAAGCCCGGTATGACCAGGGATGACCTCTTT ATAAACGCTGGCATCTGTGCGACCCTTGCCCAGTCTATCGCCAATGCGTGCCCTGAGGCCTTTATCCttgtcatctccaaccCTGTCAACTCCACCGTTCCCGTCTTCGCTGAGACACTCAAAAAGGCTGGTGTTTTTAACCCAAAGAA GCTCTTTGGTGTGAGCCACTTGGACGTTGTTCGGGCTTCCACCTTCGTCGCCTCTGTGGTTGGCAAGCCTAAAGATGCTGCAAAGTATTCCGTGCCTGTCGTTGGAGGCCACTCTGGTGCTACTATTTTGCCCTTGTTGTCTCAGGCCAAGCCCTCTATC GACGCAATTCTAAGCGATAAGGAGAAGCGTGATGCTCTTGTCCACCGAATTCAATTCGGCGGTGACGAAGTGGTCAAGGCAAAGG ACGGTGCCGGTTCTGCCACCCTTTCCATGGCTCAAG CTGGCGCTGAGTTCGCCGACTTCGTGTTGCAGGCCGCGTACGGAAGCCAAAAGGGCAAGGTCGTGCAGTCCTATGTTTTCTTGGGTGCCGACGCCGGTGGCAAGGAaatcaagaaggagatcgGCGCCGACCTCGACTACTTCTCCGTCAACGTGGAGCTTGGA CCCAATGGTATTGAGAAGATTTTGCCTATCGGTAAGATCGACGAGGCTGAGAAGactcttcttgctgctgctgtgaAGGAACTTGGCCCAAGCATTGAAAAG GGCGCTTCCTTccagcctcctcctcctaaACTCtaa
- a CDS encoding adenylosuccinate lyase produces MDSYQTPLSSRYASKEMSKLFSSGARFGTWRKLWLNLAIAEKELGLAISDAAIEQMKANLELDEAQMKVAAEEEKKRRHDVMAHVHTFGTVAPEAAGIIHLGATSCYVTDNADLIFLRDGLDILLPKLATVISRLANFAKQYRDLPTLGFTHFQPAQLTTVGKRATLWIQELLWDLRNLQRARNDLGFRGVKGTTGTQASFLALFDGDHSKVEALDKRVTELFGFPYAYPVTGQTYSRKIDADVLGPLSSFGATVHKIATDIRLLANLKEIEEPFEKDQIGSSAMAYKRNPMRCERACSLARHLMVIYQNTLMTSSVQWLERTLDDSANRRVTIPEAFLTADILLTTLQNISEGLVVYPRVIGRRISQELPFMATENIIMAIVKAGGDRQECHEKIRVLSHQAGAVVKEEGGENDLIDRVKKDEYFKPIWGQLDALLDPRTFVGRAPEQVDGFLKEWVEPALKPYEEALKNVKTAELSV; encoded by the exons ATGGATAGCTACCAGACCCCCCTTTCTTC CCGATATGCCTCCAAGGAGATGTCCAAACTTTTCTCCTCTGGA GCTCGCTTCGGAACTTGGCGAAAGCTCTGGCTCAACCTTGCCATCGCCGAGAAG GAGCTTGGTCTTGCCATCTCCGATGCTGCCATTGAGCAAATGAAAGCCAACCTCGAGCTCGATGAGGCTCAAATGAAGGTTGCagccgaggaagagaagaagaggaggc ACGATGTTATGGCTCATGTTCACACCTTCGGTACTGTGGCCCCAGAGGCTGCCGGCATCATCCA CTTGGGTGCCACTTCTTGTTATGTCACCGA CAATGCggatctcatcttcctccgaGACGGTCTTGacattctccttccaaagcTTGCTACAGTAATTTCTCGTCTTGCCAACTTCGCTAAGCAATACCGAGATCTTCCTACTCTTGGTTTCACCCACTTCCAGCCCGCCCAGCTTACTACCGTCGGCAAGCGAGCCACTCTCTGGATTCAAGAACTTTTATGGGACTTGCGTAACCTTCAGCGCGCTAGAAACGACTTGGGTTTCCGAGGCGTCAAAGGAACTACCGGTACCCAagcctccttcttggctttgTTCGACGGCGACCACTCTAAG GTTGAGGCCCTTGACAAGCGAGTGACTGAGCTTTTCGGCTTCCCTTACGCCTACCCAGTCACCGGTCAGACTTACTCCCGAAAGATCGACGCCGATGTCCTTGGTCCTCTTTCCAGCTTTGGTGCGACTGTGCACAAGATCGCCACTGACA TCCGATTGCTTGCGAacttgaaggagattgaagagcCTTTTGAAAAGGACCAGATCGGCAGCTCTGCTATGGCCTATAAG CGAAACCCTATGCGATGTGAACGGGCTTGCTCTCTTGCTCGACACCTTATGGTCATCTATCAAAATACCCTCATGACCTCTTCCGTCCAGTGGCTTGAGCGTACTTTGGATGACAG TGCCAACAGGCGTGTCACTATTCCCGAGGCTTTCCTCACCGCCGATATCCTCCTCACTACTTTGCAGAACATCTCTGAGGGTCTCGTTGTCTACCCTCGAGTCATTGGTCGTCGAATCTCTCAGGAGCTCCCCTTCATGGCCACTGAAAACATCATCATGGCTATCGTTAAGGCCGGTGGCGATAGGCAAGAGTGTCATGAAAAAATCCGAGTTCTTTCTCATCAGGCCGGTGCTGTTgtaaaggaggaaggcggagaaAATGATCTTATTGACAGAGTCAAGAAGGACGAATACTTCAAACCTATTTGGGGCCAGTTGGATGCCCTCCTTGACCCCAGAACTTTTGTTGGACGGGCTCCTGAACAGGTGGATGGTTTCCTCAAGGAATGGGTTGAACCCGCTCTCAAACCTTATGAAGAGGCTTTGAAGAACGTCAAAACTGCCGAGTTGTCGGTGTAA
- a CDS encoding pre-mRNA-splicing factor PRP46 encodes MAASIESTSGTSAGPSIVASGLPSLADLVRAGSKRTRVVYGAEASAVEDDGLARANKIKLATKLAIEYKDVQTLPPILQSQQAGPAGPKPPKQPSITVSGTAGPNVKLIGGPEAERASSSTPEAVAEPRSLVKFRHQQGFAAEGGQATSRLSQALMRKKEAREVKPEYHPEWKLTRVISGHMGWVRAVAMDPGNQWFATGAGDRVIKIWDLASGELKLSLTGHISTIRGLAVSDRHPYLFSCAEDKMVKCWDLETNKVIRHYHGHFSGVYSLSVHPTLDVLVTGGRDASVRVWDMRTRANIFTLTGHTSTVGDVKTQDSDPQIISGSMDSTVRLWDLAAGKCMNTLTHHKKSVRALAIHPTEYSFVSASSGGNNIKKWKCPEGTFVNNFVGHEAIINTLSVNSEGVLFSGADNGTITLWDYKTGLPFQHLKDIPQPGSLDAEAGVFCSTFDKTGTRLITGGADKTVKVYSEQA; translated from the exons ATGGCGGCATCAATAGAATCCACATCAGGGACCTCCGCTGGCCCTTCAATTGTTGCCAGTGGGCTCCCCTCTCTAGCTGATCTAGTTCGAGCAGGGAGCAAACGAACTCGAGTCGTGTACGGTGCCGAGGCTTCAGCGGTGGAGGACGATGGTCTTGCAAGAGC AAACAAGATCAAGCTGGCCACGAAACTTGCAATCGAGTACAAGGACGTCCAAACATTACCGCCTATCTTACAATCTCAACAAGCTGGTCCAGCCGGACCTAAGCCACCAAAACAGCCATCCATTACTGTTTCCGGTACTGCTGGCCCCAACGTCAAACTCATTGGAGGGCCCGAGGCTGAGAGAGC GTCCTCATCCACCCCTGAAGCTGTTGCCGAGCCTCGCTCATTAGTGAAGTTCAGACATCAGCAAGGATTCGCCGCTGAAGGTGGGCAGGCTACATCCAGACTGTCGCAAGctttgatgaggaagaaggaagccaGGGAGGTCAAGCCTGAATATCACCCCGAAT GGAAGCTTACACGAGTTATTTCCGGCCATATGGGATGGGTGCGCGCTGTTGCAATGGATCCAGGGAATCAGTGGTTTGCCACCGGTGCTGGTGACCGTGTTATCAAG ATATGGGATCTTGCTTCGGGAGAACTCAAACTGTCATTAACTGGACATATCTCTACCATTCGAGGATTAGCGGTATCAGATCGTCACCCGTACCTGTTTTCTTGTGCGGAAGACAAGATGGTCAAGTGTTGGGATCTTGAGACCAACAAGGTCATCCGTCACTATCATGGACATTTTTCCGGCGTCTATTCCCTTTC AGTCCATCCTACGTTAGATGTACTGGTCACCGGTGGTCGAGATGCGAGCGTTAGG GTATGGGATATGCGTACGCGAGCCAACATCTTCACGCTCACTGGCCACACGAGTACGGTGGGCGATGTCAAGACTCAGGACTCTGATCCGCAAATCATATCCGGTAGTATGGATAGCACCGTTAG GCTATGGGATCTTGCTGCTGGCAAATGCATGAACACTCTCACTCACCACAAGAAGTCCGTTCGTGCCCTTGCGATCCACCCAACAGAGTACAGCTTTGTTAGTGCTAGCTCAGGTGGTAACAATATCAAAAAATGGAAGTGCCCGGAGGGCACCTTTGTCAACAACTTTGTGGGCCACGAGGCCATCATCAATACATTGAGTGTTAACTCGGAGGGCGTGTTGTTTTCTGGGG CGGATAACGGTACCATCACATTATGGGATTACAAGACTGGCTTGCCTTTCCAACACCTCAAGGATATTCCGCAACCTGGTTCACTTGATGCCGAAGCG GGAGTGTTCTGTTCTACATTTGACAAAACGGGTACTCGTCTCATTACAGGTGGAGCAGACAAGACAGTCAAGGTGTATTCCGAGCAGGCATAG